The Desulfonatronovibrio magnus region TTGTCCAAGTGGTTGCGGGGAAACAAGGGACTGGAGTCAGGGAAAAGGGGTCAGGAGTCAGGATCATACCAAGTAAAACAAGAGGGTACGAGTTGTTTTGTCTGTTCGCAACCAGTGTTTGATAAAGATGACCTTATGGAAAGGATGTGGCATGATCAGGAACTTGTGGAAGAAATTCTCAGTTCTTACCTGGAATCAGTACCCGATAATATCCAGTCTCTCAAAGATTTTATTAAACAGGGCCAAATCGAGGATGCAACACGTGAGGCTCATTCAATCAAGGGAAATTCAGGCACTACTGGCTGCCTAACTATGGCAGAAATTGCATCAGAGATAGAAGAGGCCGGTCACTTAAAAAATCTTGATAAGATGAAGAATCTTTTGCCTGAACTGGAAAGGCAGTTTGCAAAGTGCAGTGAAGCTATCGTAGAAAGTTGATGATCAGAAAGGTGGCGGATATAGTTAATCCCAGGGTCCAGAACATGAATCTGTCCAAGCGACGTCCTAAAGCCTCGAACCGTTTATCCATGGTTTCAAATTGTTTGTTCACTACTTGGACCGGGAGAGCCATTTAACGTGACAAGCATAAAGCTTCAGCCTTCGATATGGTCAGCTCATTTACAAAGATGCAGTTCTTTTCATTCCTTTTATCATGGTCACCTTTAGAAGGCTTGAATGGTAATATAGAAGCTATTCTAGGTCGGATCATTCGGATATATTGTCAAGCCTTTCATAACAAAAAAATTTAGAGGCAAATAAAAATTATGTTTTCAGCAAATTTTAAACTTATGTTTTTCATGCCATCCCTGTTGATTGTGTTTCTTGTTGTACTATTGGTTCTGCTCTTGTCACCAAAAAATGTAACTGCTCAGAGTGATTTAGTTTATTCTCCATTGCCACTGACCAATCCCAATAGCGTGATTGCCCAGAGTATGGATATTGTCCAGTACATTGAGCAGAATCTTGATTTGAAGGTGGAGATTCAGTACGAGCACGATTATGCTACTATTTTGGGAAAGTTTGCCCGTGATGAAATACATCTGGTTCATCTTGGTCCATTGCCCTTTATTATGTTGAAGGCCCTGGCACCCCATGCTGAACCTGTTATTTTCTTTCGAGAACCTGACGGCCGGACATCCTACACATGTTCACTGGCCACGGCTATAGACAATAGTGAAGACCCCGCAACAACTCAGGGCCCAATAGCTCTGCCCCAGCCTCTTTCCACCTGTGGTTTTTTAACTACCTCCCATTTGCTACGTGCTTACGATACAAATCTTCAGCATCTGCCTTACACTTTTCTGGACAGTCACGAGGCTGTGGCTCAGGCTCTTGTCCGTGGAGAGTTCGCCTTGGGAGGACTGAAGTCTGCCATTGGCCAGTCATACGACCAGATAGGACTGCAGTTACTTAAACAGGGGCCGGAGCTGCCAGGATTCGCAATGGTTGCCAATGCCCGGGTCATGGATGAAAAACTGAGAACTGAGTTGGCCACGATTTTAACTGAAATCCCTGATGATATCTACAGTCAATGGCAGGGACTGGGGCAATGGGGGATGAGCAAGGCAGGCAGTGAGGACTATTGTGACTTGCTGCTCCTTGATGGAATTGAAGACATTCCTGATTGCGGAGATTTAGACTGTACACTCCTTAAAAATGCTCTGGAGGATATATGCGCCATTCCATAATGGCATTGCCAATGCGCCAGGTCCTGTTTTTTGCCCTGATTATTACCGGCCTCTGGCTTGCAATTTTCAGCTACCTTAACCAGGACATGGCAAGTGGGCGTAAGCTTTTTCTAAATACTCAGGTTCAAACCCAGGATATAGCCTGGCAGGCAGTGCTGCAGCTTCATCAAACCGGTATGCAGTCTTATTTTGAAACCCATCTGACTCGACCAGAGGTTTTGCGGCAGCTTGAGCTTGCTTACAATGATGGCCATGAAGTGGAAGCCAGGATGACATTGTACCGACTTATCTGGCCGCTGTATGATTCGCTTGCAAAGAGCAGGAAGGTCCAGCAGCTGCATTACCATACTCCTGATGGCCGCAGTTTTTTACGCTTTCATGCCCCACACCTCTCCGGAGACGCATTACAGGATGACCGGCCCTCCATACGTATTGCCAACCAGGAGTTTCGTACGGTTAAAGGGTTTGAAGCAGGACGTGTGGTCTCAGGTTTTCGCAATGTCTTTCCCATTGTTGACCAGGGAAAACATCTCGGCAGTGTGGAGATAAGCCAGCCGTTTGATGCTTTGCGCCGAGCCATGGCAGAACTGCATGAGCATCGTGAGTTTATTTTTCTGGTGAACGGTGCACATGTGTATGACTTGCTTTTCCAGGAGCAGCGGCGTTTGTATGCGTCAAGCCCTGTTTACCCAGGCTGGTACGAAGAGGATCCTCACAGAGAACTGCCTCATGCGCCGCCCCCACTCAGTGAAACAGCTCAGAAACTTCAATACATATTAGCTGTTGAGCCTGGTCTGGACGCTGCTTTTGAGCAGGGCAGTTCCTCTGCCTTTGCTCTCAAGATGGGTGGAAGCTATTATGCGGCAACCCTGACAGCTGTACCTGATATAAAAGGTCAAAACGCTGCCATGCTGCTTTCCTTTGCTCCGGCTCCTGAGTTGAAACAAATGCAGCATCAGTTTTTCATAACCCTGACTATTTCTACAGTCCTGCTTATTATCATTATGACAATTTTTCTGCGGTTATATGTTCAGCGTAGAGAAACTGTCATGGAAAGAAACCGTTTGCAGACCATTACTCAGACCATGGGCGAAGGTCTATATATGTCCGATATTCAGGGACGGATCAGCTATGTCAATCCTGAAGCACAAAACCTTCTGGGCTATACAGAAACTGATCTTCTCAACAATAATGGACATGACCTGTTTCATAGTCATGAACAGACCAGTCCGTCCAACCTGTCATCTAATGAATGTCCAATTATAAATACAGTAAAGAATTTTAAAACATACAGTAATGAGGAAAAGTTTAAGTGCAGTGATGGCTCAATACTGCCTGTAGATGTGACTGCCAGCCCGATTATCCGGGAAGGGCAGGTTGCAGGCGTTGTAACAGTATTCAAAGATATTTCCGAGCGTAAGAAGATGCAGGATGAGCTTCGAAAGCTGTCCAGAGCTGTGGAGCAAAGCCCTGCCAGTGTGGTTATGACCGACCTCAAGGGCAATATCGAGTATGTAAATCCTACATTTACCAGCGTGACAGGATACACGCTTGATGAAGTTAAGGGTAAAAATCCAAGAATGTGGAAATCTCCTGATACAGATCCTGAAATACACCGCGAACTTTGGAAGACTATTTCATCGGGTAATGAATGGCGCGGGGAGTTCAAAAATATCAGGAAAAACGGTGAATCATTCTGGGAATCAGCGTCCATTGGACCCGTGTTTAATGATCAGGGAAAAGCAACACATTACATGTCAGTCAAAGAGGATATTACAGACCGGAAAAAGACTGAAGAAGTTTTGCTGCAGGCCAGGGAGCAGGCTGAGGCAGCCAATATTGCCAAATCCCAGTTTCTGGCCAATATGAGCCATGAACTTCGTACCCCCTTTAACGGCATCATGGGCATGATGCAGCTTCTGCAGACCACTGATCTAAATCAGGAGCAGCAGGAATATGCTGATGCTGCCATTATATCATCGAGACGGTTTGCGCGTCTTTTGTCGGATATTTTGGATTTGTCCAGTATTCAGGCCGGCAGGATGGTGCTGAGCAATACTCGGTTTGATGTCAAAGAACTGATGGAGTCAATGGCTGGTCTTTTTTCAGCCCAGGCCAGGGAAAAGTCAATAAATCTGCAATACCTGATTGATGCTGAAGTACCGGCAAAACTCGTGGGTGATGTCATCAGGACCAAGCAGATTTTGTTTAACCTGGTAGGAAATGGTTTGAAGTTCTGCGATCAGGGTAGTGTCCACATCAGGTTATCCCTGCTTTCTCCTGCCAGGGGGAGAGATTTGAGAATAATGTTTTCTGTTTCTGATACAGGAACAGGCATCCCTGAAGATAAATTACGGGAATTGTTTAATCCTTTTGTCCAGGTGGATTGTTCTTATACACGTGAGCATCAGGGCGCAGGGCTTGGGTTGACCCTGGTTAAAGAACTGGTGTCTTTGATGAATGGAAATATTTCTGTGGAAAGCAAGGTTGGCCAGGGCACGACTGTTTATGTGGTTTTGCCTTTTGATCTTCCAGCAGACAAACAAAAAGAATCTGCACCAACTGCAGCCCTGTCCGGAGATGGCAAAAAGCACCTGGATATTCTTCTTGCTGAAGATGATCCATTAAACCAGATGTTCATGATCCATATTCTGAAAAAAATGGGGCACTCGGTTACTCTGGCTAAAAACGGAAAGGAAGCTGTAGATCTTTTCCAGGACAAGGAGTTTGACTGCATCCTCATGGATATCCAGATGCCGGTCATGACCGGGGATGAAGCAACAAGGCGCATACGCGCCCATGAGGTTAGAAGTCAGGGGCCAGGGATCAGGAGACAGGAGTCAGGGGCCAGGGATCAGGAGACAGGAGTCAGGGGTCAGGGGGCAGGAGACAGAGGGCAGATATCAGGAGTCAGGAGTCAGGAGTCAGGGTCCGGGGAGCATAAGTCCCAGGTAAAACACTTCAAAGGGGACAGCGGTTTTTCGGGGCAGGCAGAGCTCGGAGGTCTAAGTTCTGACCATCCGCCATCCGCCTTCAGTCTTTCTCAGCCTTTAAAGCACATTCCAATTATCGCTGTCACGGCCCATACCCAGCCCGGAGACAGGGAAGAGTTTATAGAGGCCGGTATGGATGATTTTATAGGAAAGCCAGTGCGTAAGGAGGATTTGGAGAAAGTGTTGTACAAACTTCAAACAGGAATGGGCAAAGAGCCATGAATAAGAATCAATCTTTTTCTTCCTGTTTGAACTATGCTGGATGGGTTAACGTCTCCTCGAGGCTGGTTGCCATTGTGCTGACTGCTGTTTTTCTTTTGGCCGCGTTCTATCCACAGAACCTTTATGGGCGTTGTGACGAGCATGCCGCGGTTGATGCAGAGCAGCATGTTCTTCTGTTAAATTCTTATCATAAGGGCCTGTCCTGGACCGACGCACTGACTGATGCGGTTTTTGATGTGCTTGCCCCTCTGGGTGTCGAGATTACGGTTGAATACATGGATACAAAACGCACCCCCCTGTCTCAAAGCGAGGACTATCTGCTGCCATTTCTTTCCGCCAGGTTAGAAGATACATCCTTTGACACAGTCATTGTCAGCGATAATGATGCCCTGGACTTTGCCAAGAAATACCGGTCCGTCCTTTTTCCTGGTACGCCCATTGTATTTTGTGGAATTAATTACTTTACTCCAGATATGATCGATGATTCCGGCTGGTTTACCGGAGTCATGGAAGTGACTGATGCCCGGGGTACGTTTGATGTGATGCAGATGATGCTGCCGGAAATGAAGCGGGTAACAGTGATTTCGGACGGGACCCCCACAGGCCTGGCCGAATCCAGGGCAGCGCGTTCGGTTCTTAGCCATGAACTTGACCAGGTGGAAATCAGGTACATTGACAATCCTGAAACCGAGTCTTTGCTTGCAGAATTAGCCGGTTTAGATCCTGAAACAGATGCTGTCCTGCTGACAGTTTTTAATATGGATGCCAAAGGAAGGTACTTCACTTACGAGGAAAGCGCGAGATTGATAACTGAAGCAGCTCCATGCCCGGTTTTTGGGCTTTGGGATTTTTACCTCGGGGCCGGAGTTGCTGGCGGGCGCATGGCCAGCGCAGCGGATCAGGGAAGAGTTGCCGCAAACATGGCTGCAGCAATTGTTCAGGGTGCTCATCCGCAGGATTTACCCATTGTTACGAACAGCCCCAACCGGACTTTTTTTGATGCCCCGGCTTTGCTTCGGCACTCTATCCATCCATCCAGTCTGCCCGAGGGCTCAGTCGTTCACAACCAGAACCCAGCCTGGATCCGACTTCAGCAAGACGGCCTGGACCGGGATTCCAAGTTCTCCTATGAGATGTTTCATGGACATGGTTCAGTCATGATGATCCTGGACCCGGAAGATGGCCGCATCTTAGATATTAATAAAGCCGGGGCTGAGTTTTATGGCTATCCCCTGGAGCAGATGCTGACCATGAATATAATGGACTTTAACATACTCCCGGCAGCCCGGGTCCAAATGGAAATTGAGCAGGCCAGACAGGAGAATGTTAACCGGTTCCGGTTCAAGCACCGGATGGCATCCGGAGAAATTCGCGATGTAGAGGTTAACTCCTGGCCGGTTCACATTCAGGATACGCCGGTCTTGTTTTCCATTATTCAGGATGTGACTTCTATTATTTCCAGTCAGGCCCAACTGGAAGGTATCCTGGCTGAGCGGACCGAAACTCTTAAAAGGCGTACCCGGGCCCTGGTATTTATTCTTGTGACCTTTGTGGCGGCCCAGGGTGTGGCCATTACATTGATTGTCCGCTATGCCCTGAGACAAAACAAACTGTCCTCAGAGCTCAAGCAGGCCAATGAAAAGCTTGAGAGACTCAATGCTGAAAAGGATAAGCTTTTTTCCATAATTTCCCATGATCTCAAGTCTCCTTTGTCGGGTTTGATTTCATCTACAAAAATGCTTTCCAGTCAGTTAGCTGTATTTTCTCAAGATGATATTCGCTATATTTCCAGTGAGCTTCATAAGAATTCCAAAAGTACATATGCGCTTCTCGAAGAGTTGCTTCAATGGGCACAGATGAGCCAGGGGGGAATTGACTATAAACCTGTGCCCTGCAGTTTAAGTGAAATGATAAGTATCGGGATTAACACAGTGAAGAGTGCGGCTAAGGACAAGGACATAGTAATTAGAACTGATTTTCCTGATGATATTGCGGTCATGGTTGATCAGTCCATGGTTAAGACAGTGCTGCGCAATATACTTTCCAATGCCATTAAATTCAGTCATCAGGGAGGTGAGGTCTTAATCAGGGCCCGGCATTCAGAGGGTAAAATTACAATGGCGGTGAAAGATAACGGGATTGGGATGAGTGAAGAGGTTAAGTCCATGCTGTTTACTGTTAATAAGGCTAAGCAGCAGCTTGGAACTGACGGTGAAAAAGGAACCGGCCTGGGATTGATGTTTTGTAAACAGTTTATTGAACAGCACGGAGAAAAGCTCTGGGTGGAAAGTGAGCCTGGAAAGGGTACAACAGTATTTTTTACCCTGCCAAATGGGTGAGTGCTCTATGATAGTTCTTAGGCTTCCCCCATTGATAGGACAAAACTGGATATGACATGACAACTCAAACTGTATCATACGTGCTGGATAGTCAAAATCGCATAATCTCCACAGGAGGCGTTTGGGATGAGTTTGCAGATGAAAACGGCGGCACAGGGTCATCTTTGAAAGATATCTGCGGACGATCAATCTGGGATTTTATTAAAGGCGATGTAACTCGAATGTGGCTGGATTCGGTTTTTCAGTATGCGAGAGCTTTCGGCAAAACAATAGAACGGCCTTACAGATGCGATTCGCCTGATTTGAAGAGGTTCATGCGTATGCGAATTATTCCTGAAAAAGAGGGTGTTCTTCGTATAGAGCATGAAATACTTTCAATAGAAAAGCGATCTGCACCTGTGAACATCAAATCCGGTGAGAGTACTGTGAATGGCATCAATCAACGATGCAGCATTTGCGGTCGAGTGAATATGGGAGAATGGAAGGAACCGCATGGAGACCATGATGAATTGTCAGATGGAATATATGTAATTTACACAGTATGTGAAGACTGTCAGTTGTTAATGCCCGGGAGTTTTTAAGGTGTCTACCCTGACAACAGCTATGGAAATAGTATAATTGATCTTAATTATTCTGAAGACTCCACAGAAGGTTTCATGACGGTTCAGGCAACAGAAGAACAGTCATCAGCGAGCGAAGAGGTAAATCGAAGTATTGATGATATTAATCGCATAGCAAGTGAGACCGCTGATGTCATGGATCAGTCAGCCCAGGCTATTGGTGAACTGGCAGGCCAGGCAAGCGAACTTCAGAAGCTGATAGAAAATTTAAAACAGGCCTGATGAATTGATATTCAGGTTAAACCTTACTGTCAGATAACTCATACACTTTTAAACTTTTTTAGGATTTATCATGTCTGAATCTTCTAAAAACAAAAGCATGCTTACTTGTCTCTTTTAATCAGAGGATAGATACATGACAACCAGGAGGAATGAATGGAAATATCCGTAATTGGTCCGGGTTATGTGGGGCTTGTAACCGCAGTGATTTTTCCTTTGATGCCATGAGCGTTTACTGGAGAGTAGCCGCAGACTGCATATTAAATCCCCGTCCCAGGGCCTGTTCTGACTCAGCCGGGATAAGCAACATACATGACATGATTGCTGAAAAAGGACAGATATATGCCAGATATGATATTTTCAGCGGCCAGATTGGAAGCGATATTGTTTCTCTGAGTTTTTACGGCAGCTTCCTTCCAGGTATGAGACTGCATTTTCCAACACTTGCAGAATCCTTTCTCAAGTCTGAGCTTTCCCAGAGCAGGATCAGGCCCATTCTTAATGATCCTGACAGATATTACGACCTTAACTGGATCTGGTTTGGTCTGGCAGCCGATTCCGGGCTGATTAAAGAAATGACTCCTGATCCCCAATGGATTCGAACAGTTTTGGCCCAATAACTTTAAACAACTTAGCTGGAGTTAAGCATGATAAACTATTTCAGAAAGACGGCCCTGGTTACCGGAGGTGCAGGCTTTATCGGTTCGCACCTTTGCGACCGGCTCATCAGAGACGGCTATTCAGTTCTATGCGTTGACAATTACTTTACGGGCAGCCGGGACAGCATTGCCCATCTTCTGGACAGTGAACACTTTGAAACCCTGCGTCATGACATTACTTTTCCCCTTTACGTAGAGGTGGATGAAATCTGGAACCTGGCCTGCCCTGCCTCGCCCATCCATTACCAGCGCGATCCAGTCCAGACCACCAAAGTCAGTATTATGGGCGCCATAAATATGCTGGGGCTGGCCAAGAGACTGGGCTGCAAAATTTTTCAGGCTTCCACCAGCGAGGTTTACGGTGATCCGGAAATCCATCCCCAGGTGGAAAGCTATACAGGCAATGTAAACCCCATTGGCCCACGCTCCTGCTACGATGAAGGCAAACGCTGTGCAGAGACCCTGTTTTTCGATTATCACCGCAAGCATGGTTTAGACATCAGGGTGGCCAGAATTTTTAATACCTATGGTCCCAGGATGCATCCTGCTGACGGCCGGGTGGTTTCCAACTTCATTATTCAGGCCCTGAGAAATGAGCCCATCACCCTTTATGGGGACGGTTTGCAGACCAGATCCTTCTGTTTTGTTGACGATCTGGTGGATGGTTTTTTAAAATTCATGAGCAATGATCATGGATTTCAAGGCCCGGTAAACTTAGGCAATCCAGGGGAATTTACAGTCAAGGAACTTGCCCAAACCGTGCTTGACCTGAC contains the following coding sequences:
- a CDS encoding UDP-glucuronic acid decarboxylase family protein, whose product is MINYFRKTALVTGGAGFIGSHLCDRLIRDGYSVLCVDNYFTGSRDSIAHLLDSEHFETLRHDITFPLYVEVDEIWNLACPASPIHYQRDPVQTTKVSIMGAINMLGLAKRLGCKIFQASTSEVYGDPEIHPQVESYTGNVNPIGPRSCYDEGKRCAETLFFDYHRKHGLDIRVARIFNTYGPRMHPADGRVVSNFIIQALRNEPITLYGDGLQTRSFCFVDDLVDGFLKFMSNDHGFQGPVNLGNPGEFTVKELAQTVLDLTGSSSKLTYLPLPVDDPQKRRPDISLAREKFGWEPKIALQEGLKKTIAYFEELIRHGCDRSES
- a CDS encoding PhnD/SsuA/transferrin family substrate-binding protein; this translates as MFSANFKLMFFMPSLLIVFLVVLLVLLLSPKNVTAQSDLVYSPLPLTNPNSVIAQSMDIVQYIEQNLDLKVEIQYEHDYATILGKFARDEIHLVHLGPLPFIMLKALAPHAEPVIFFREPDGRTSYTCSLATAIDNSEDPATTQGPIALPQPLSTCGFLTTSHLLRAYDTNLQHLPYTFLDSHEAVAQALVRGEFALGGLKSAIGQSYDQIGLQLLKQGPELPGFAMVANARVMDEKLRTELATILTEIPDDIYSQWQGLGQWGMSKAGSEDYCDLLLLDGIEDIPDCGDLDCTLLKNALEDICAIP
- a CDS encoding PAS domain S-box protein; the encoded protein is MRHSIMALPMRQVLFFALIITGLWLAIFSYLNQDMASGRKLFLNTQVQTQDIAWQAVLQLHQTGMQSYFETHLTRPEVLRQLELAYNDGHEVEARMTLYRLIWPLYDSLAKSRKVQQLHYHTPDGRSFLRFHAPHLSGDALQDDRPSIRIANQEFRTVKGFEAGRVVSGFRNVFPIVDQGKHLGSVEISQPFDALRRAMAELHEHREFIFLVNGAHVYDLLFQEQRRLYASSPVYPGWYEEDPHRELPHAPPPLSETAQKLQYILAVEPGLDAAFEQGSSSAFALKMGGSYYAATLTAVPDIKGQNAAMLLSFAPAPELKQMQHQFFITLTISTVLLIIIMTIFLRLYVQRRETVMERNRLQTITQTMGEGLYMSDIQGRISYVNPEAQNLLGYTETDLLNNNGHDLFHSHEQTSPSNLSSNECPIINTVKNFKTYSNEEKFKCSDGSILPVDVTASPIIREGQVAGVVTVFKDISERKKMQDELRKLSRAVEQSPASVVMTDLKGNIEYVNPTFTSVTGYTLDEVKGKNPRMWKSPDTDPEIHRELWKTISSGNEWRGEFKNIRKNGESFWESASIGPVFNDQGKATHYMSVKEDITDRKKTEEVLLQAREQAEAANIAKSQFLANMSHELRTPFNGIMGMMQLLQTTDLNQEQQEYADAAIISSRRFARLLSDILDLSSIQAGRMVLSNTRFDVKELMESMAGLFSAQAREKSINLQYLIDAEVPAKLVGDVIRTKQILFNLVGNGLKFCDQGSVHIRLSLLSPARGRDLRIMFSVSDTGTGIPEDKLRELFNPFVQVDCSYTREHQGAGLGLTLVKELVSLMNGNISVESKVGQGTTVYVVLPFDLPADKQKESAPTAALSGDGKKHLDILLAEDDPLNQMFMIHILKKMGHSVTLAKNGKEAVDLFQDKEFDCILMDIQMPVMTGDEATRRIRAHEVRSQGPGIRRQESGARDQETGVRGQGAGDRGQISGVRSQESGSGEHKSQVKHFKGDSGFSGQAELGGLSSDHPPSAFSLSQPLKHIPIIAVTAHTQPGDREEFIEAGMDDFIGKPVRKEDLEKVLYKLQTGMGKEP
- a CDS encoding sensor histidine kinase — its product is MNKNQSFSSCLNYAGWVNVSSRLVAIVLTAVFLLAAFYPQNLYGRCDEHAAVDAEQHVLLLNSYHKGLSWTDALTDAVFDVLAPLGVEITVEYMDTKRTPLSQSEDYLLPFLSARLEDTSFDTVIVSDNDALDFAKKYRSVLFPGTPIVFCGINYFTPDMIDDSGWFTGVMEVTDARGTFDVMQMMLPEMKRVTVISDGTPTGLAESRAARSVLSHELDQVEIRYIDNPETESLLAELAGLDPETDAVLLTVFNMDAKGRYFTYEESARLITEAAPCPVFGLWDFYLGAGVAGGRMASAADQGRVAANMAAAIVQGAHPQDLPIVTNSPNRTFFDAPALLRHSIHPSSLPEGSVVHNQNPAWIRLQQDGLDRDSKFSYEMFHGHGSVMMILDPEDGRILDINKAGAEFYGYPLEQMLTMNIMDFNILPAARVQMEIEQARQENVNRFRFKHRMASGEIRDVEVNSWPVHIQDTPVLFSIIQDVTSIISSQAQLEGILAERTETLKRRTRALVFILVTFVAAQGVAITLIVRYALRQNKLSSELKQANEKLERLNAEKDKLFSIISHDLKSPLSGLISSTKMLSSQLAVFSQDDIRYISSELHKNSKSTYALLEELLQWAQMSQGGIDYKPVPCSLSEMISIGINTVKSAAKDKDIVIRTDFPDDIAVMVDQSMVKTVLRNILSNAIKFSHQGGEVLIRARHSEGKITMAVKDNGIGMSEEVKSMLFTVNKAKQQLGTDGEKGTGLGLMFCKQFIEQHGEKLWVESEPGKGTTVFFTLPNG